Proteins co-encoded in one Dyella japonica A8 genomic window:
- the rfbD gene encoding dTDP-4-dehydrorhamnose reductase has translation MRILLLGANGQLGRCFIKQGGLSERGELFAASRDGQLTEGGDGYVADLSDTSSLRAVLHQLHPDVVINTAAYTAVDRAEEEENLALRINGEAVAELGQWARVHNALVVHYSTDYVFNGEARTPYGVGAQTDPLGAYGRSKLAGELALAASGAAHFNFRTAWVYAAHGQNFLRTMLRLGAERDELSVVVDQIGAPTSTNLIVAGTLAALDRWLHASVETRSALEGTHHLVASGKTSWHGFAEAVFAGAVDRGLLSKRPLVRAIGTSDFPTRARRPAYSVLDNQGFHSHFGIPLPDWKIGLEQVLDTMTLPSSTEKSC, from the coding sequence GTGAGGATCCTTCTGCTCGGCGCCAATGGCCAGCTGGGTCGTTGCTTCATTAAACAGGGCGGACTGTCGGAACGCGGCGAGCTGTTCGCCGCCAGCCGCGATGGTCAGCTAACCGAGGGCGGGGACGGCTACGTCGCCGATCTGTCGGACACCTCCAGTCTTCGGGCCGTACTGCACCAGTTGCACCCCGACGTGGTGATCAATACCGCCGCCTATACCGCTGTCGATCGCGCCGAGGAAGAAGAAAACCTCGCGCTTCGAATCAATGGCGAGGCCGTCGCCGAGCTGGGCCAGTGGGCTCGTGTGCACAATGCCCTCGTTGTGCACTACTCGACTGACTACGTGTTCAATGGCGAAGCCCGTACGCCATATGGCGTTGGCGCACAAACCGATCCGCTTGGCGCTTACGGCCGCAGCAAATTGGCGGGCGAACTCGCTCTGGCTGCCAGTGGCGCCGCACATTTCAACTTCCGCACCGCCTGGGTATATGCCGCCCACGGCCAAAACTTTCTGCGCACGATGCTAAGACTTGGTGCGGAACGAGATGAATTGTCCGTCGTTGTCGATCAGATCGGGGCACCGACCAGCACGAACCTTATCGTAGCCGGCACGCTGGCCGCGCTGGATCGCTGGCTCCATGCATCAGTAGAAACGCGATCCGCCCTGGAAGGCACCCATCATCTTGTGGCAAGCGGCAAGACAAGCTGGCATGGATTTGCCGAGGCCGTCTTCGCCGGTGCCGTTGATCGCGGCCTGCTTTCCAAGCGCCCTCTTGTACGCGCCATCGGCACGTCCGACTTCCCCACGCGCGCTAGACGCCCCGCCTACTCGGTACTGGACAACCAAGGGTTTCACAGCCATTTCGGCATACCCCTTCCCGATTGGAAAATCGGACTGGAACAGGTGCTCGACACCATGACCCTCCCCTCTTCGACGGAAAAATCATGCTGA
- a CDS encoding trans-sulfuration enzyme family protein yields MSPKKISSAKQKQAVELGLGTRAIHAGQHPDPTTGAIMTPIYATSTYVQESPGKHKGYEYSRTQNPTRMAYERCVADLEGGVAGFAFGSGLGAAATVLDMLDSGSHVIAMDDLYGGSYRLFERVRRRSAGLDFSFVDLNDTAALKAALKPNTRMIWAETPTNPMLKLVDLAKVSQFAKKHGLILVVDNTFCSPMLQRPLEFGADLVLHSATKYLNGHSDMVGGIVVAGSKEMAEQMAFLQNSVGAIAGPFDSFLAMRGLKTLHLRMKAHCESAMHLAKWLEGHSAIDRVIYPGLKSHPQHALAKRQMQGFGGIISIEVKGGLKSARRMLERCELFALAESLGGVESLIEHPAIMTHASVPPANRKRLGISDGLVRLSVGVEDVVDLQGELQRSLAA; encoded by the coding sequence ATGAGCCCCAAAAAGATATCCAGCGCCAAGCAAAAACAAGCCGTGGAACTTGGCTTGGGGACCCGGGCTATTCATGCAGGACAGCATCCGGACCCGACCACGGGGGCAATCATGACCCCCATTTACGCGACTTCCACCTACGTTCAGGAAAGTCCAGGTAAGCACAAGGGGTACGAGTATTCTCGAACGCAAAACCCCACGCGCATGGCGTATGAGCGTTGCGTGGCAGATCTGGAGGGCGGCGTCGCCGGTTTTGCTTTCGGGTCGGGCTTGGGTGCCGCCGCCACGGTATTGGACATGCTTGACTCCGGCAGCCATGTGATCGCGATGGATGACCTGTACGGCGGCAGCTATCGCTTGTTCGAGCGTGTGCGCCGACGTTCGGCGGGCCTGGATTTCAGTTTTGTCGATCTGAACGACACCGCAGCGCTCAAGGCAGCATTGAAACCTAATACGCGGATGATCTGGGCAGAAACGCCTACCAATCCGATGCTCAAGCTCGTGGATCTGGCAAAGGTTTCGCAGTTTGCCAAGAAGCACGGATTGATCCTGGTGGTCGACAATACTTTCTGCTCACCCATGCTGCAGCGTCCGTTGGAGTTCGGTGCGGATCTGGTGCTGCATTCCGCCACCAAGTACCTCAATGGTCATTCGGATATGGTTGGCGGCATTGTTGTGGCCGGCAGCAAGGAAATGGCCGAACAGATGGCATTTCTTCAGAATTCCGTCGGTGCCATCGCCGGTCCGTTCGATTCGTTCTTGGCCATGCGTGGCCTCAAGACGCTTCATCTGCGCATGAAGGCTCATTGTGAGAGTGCCATGCACTTGGCAAAGTGGCTTGAAGGCCACTCCGCCATCGATCGCGTGATTTATCCTGGGCTAAAGAGCCATCCGCAGCATGCGCTGGCTAAGCGCCAGATGCAGGGGTTTGGCGGCATTATCTCTATCGAGGTCAAGGGCGGGCTCAAGAGCGCGCGCCGCATGCTCGAGCGATGCGAGCTGTTTGCACTTGCCGAATCTCTTGGTGGCGTAGAAAGCCTCATAGAGCATCCTGCCATCATGACCCATGCTTCAGTACCACCGGCCAATCGCAAGCGCTTGGGCATCAGCGATGGTTTGGTTCGCCTGTCGGTGGGCGTTGAGGACGTCGTGGACCTTCAGGGTGAGCTTCAGCGCTCCCTGGCTGCATAG
- a CDS encoding phosphomannomutase translates to MKCFKAYDIRGRVPDELNDDVAYRLGRAFAQTVNDGVVVVGFDVRRDSPSFAQAIIRGLNDEGRDAIDIGLCGTEEVYFQVFSRGVAGGIMVTASHNPIDYNGMKLVRDGARPISGDTGLRDIERLVEANAFGPVAAKRGGVTHDHDKSAYIEHLLGYIDPRAMRPLKVVVNAGNGGAGVVIDLLAAHLPLQFVRIHHEPDGSFPHGIPNPLLPENRAATAEAVRRHGADLGVAWDGDFDRCFLFDAQGEFIEGYYIVGLLAAQMLQRHPGAKVIHDPRLTWNTIEMVRQAGGIPVESKTGHAFIKERMRAEDAIYGGEMSAHHYFREFAYCDSGMIPWLLIAERVSGGTSLADMLAERMAAYPCSGEINFVVDDAPATVASVLDYYAAQHPLVERVDGISADFGRWRFNLRSSNTEPLLRLNVESRGDVELMSAKTLELSSLIQK, encoded by the coding sequence ATGAAGTGCTTCAAGGCTTATGACATCCGTGGCCGCGTGCCCGATGAACTCAATGATGACGTTGCGTATCGGCTAGGGCGTGCTTTTGCCCAAACCGTGAATGATGGCGTCGTGGTGGTGGGGTTCGACGTGCGTCGGGACAGCCCGTCCTTTGCACAGGCCATCATTCGTGGCCTGAACGATGAGGGTCGTGACGCGATCGACATCGGGCTGTGCGGCACGGAAGAAGTCTATTTTCAGGTGTTTAGCCGTGGAGTCGCGGGCGGCATCATGGTGACTGCCAGCCACAATCCCATCGACTACAACGGCATGAAGCTGGTTCGGGATGGAGCACGCCCCATCAGTGGCGATACTGGCCTGCGCGACATCGAGCGTCTCGTTGAGGCAAACGCGTTCGGACCAGTGGCCGCGAAGCGTGGGGGCGTTACACACGATCATGACAAGTCGGCTTACATCGAACATCTTCTTGGATACATCGATCCACGAGCCATGCGCCCGCTCAAAGTGGTCGTCAATGCAGGCAACGGTGGTGCGGGTGTCGTGATTGACCTGCTTGCGGCGCACCTGCCGTTGCAATTTGTTCGCATCCATCACGAGCCTGATGGAAGTTTTCCCCATGGCATCCCAAATCCTCTGCTTCCCGAAAACCGCGCGGCTACCGCGGAGGCGGTGCGCCGACACGGCGCGGATTTGGGTGTCGCTTGGGATGGCGACTTCGATCGCTGCTTTCTGTTTGATGCACAAGGGGAGTTCATCGAGGGCTATTACATCGTCGGCTTGCTCGCCGCGCAGATGCTGCAAAGGCATCCCGGCGCGAAGGTCATCCACGATCCGCGGCTCACCTGGAACACGATTGAGATGGTCAGGCAGGCTGGCGGAATTCCCGTCGAAAGCAAGACAGGACACGCGTTTATCAAGGAGCGTATGCGCGCCGAGGATGCGATCTACGGCGGCGAGATGAGCGCTCATCATTATTTTCGAGAGTTCGCCTATTGCGATTCCGGCATGATCCCATGGCTGTTGATTGCCGAACGTGTGTCCGGCGGTACCAGCTTGGCGGATATGCTGGCCGAGCGCATGGCAGCCTATCCGTGCAGTGGCGAAATCAACTTCGTAGTCGACGATGCGCCAGCAACTGTGGCGTCCGTGCTGGATTATTACGCCGCGCAACATCCCCTGGTCGAACGCGTTGATGGTATCAGCGCTGACTTCGGTCGCTGGCGCTTCAATCTACGCTCGTCTAACACGGAGCCGCTGTTACGGCTCAACGTCGAGTCCCGAGGCGATGTTGAGCTAATGAGCGCAAAGACGCTGGAGCTCTCCTCCCTCATTCAGAAATGA
- a CDS encoding mannose-1-phosphate guanylyltransferase/mannose-6-phosphate isomerase yields the protein MLIPLILSGGSGTRLWPISRRNLPKQFLSLAGSETLFQQTVQRALNLAGATSPVVVASDDHRFLAAEQLQALQISNTSILLEPVARNTAPAIAVGALQALTKDPEAIVLVLPADHLVGDAASFSAAVAKAQPLAEQGWLVTFGIRPDRPETGFGYIRRGKALGGGAFQVEQFVEKPQLEVAERYVSSGEYDWNSGMFMFRAASYIDELGKHAPAMLAAARAAFENANIDLDFIRLEAKTFASAPSDSIDYAVMEKTSRAAVVPVACQWSDIGSWDALWLAAEKDANGNHVEGDVIALDTRGSLVRSHDRHMVATIGLKDVVVVTTPDATLVAHRNASQEVKRVVEKLKDAGRTEHDLHRVVHRPWGTYDSLERGDRFQVKRIVVKPGASLSLQMHHHRAEHWIVVKGVAEVTCDDKVFLLAENQSTYLPLGSKHRLRNPGKVPVELIEVQSGSYLGEDDIVRFDDAYGRT from the coding sequence ATGCTGATTCCTTTGATTCTCAGCGGAGGCAGCGGCACACGACTGTGGCCGATCTCGCGCAGGAACCTACCCAAGCAATTCCTGTCGCTTGCGGGTAGCGAAACGCTGTTTCAGCAGACGGTACAACGCGCGCTCAACCTTGCAGGAGCCACTTCTCCAGTCGTGGTCGCAAGCGATGACCATCGCTTCCTCGCTGCCGAGCAATTGCAGGCGCTGCAGATCAGTAATACCAGCATCCTGCTCGAACCGGTCGCACGCAACACGGCACCGGCGATTGCAGTCGGTGCGCTGCAGGCATTGACCAAAGATCCCGAGGCCATCGTATTAGTCCTTCCCGCAGACCATCTGGTTGGCGATGCAGCCTCCTTCTCCGCGGCGGTGGCGAAGGCACAGCCGCTGGCAGAGCAGGGCTGGCTGGTGACGTTCGGCATCCGCCCGGATCGTCCGGAGACAGGCTTCGGCTACATCCGCCGTGGCAAGGCCCTTGGGGGGGGGGCTTTCCAGGTCGAACAATTCGTCGAGAAGCCGCAGCTCGAGGTTGCGGAACGCTATGTGTCCAGCGGCGAGTACGACTGGAACTCGGGCATGTTCATGTTTCGCGCTGCCAGCTACATCGACGAACTCGGCAAGCATGCGCCTGCCATGCTTGCCGCCGCGCGCGCCGCGTTCGAGAACGCCAACATCGATCTCGATTTCATTCGACTGGAAGCGAAAACCTTTGCTTCAGCTCCCAGCGACTCCATCGATTATGCGGTCATGGAGAAGACGTCGCGAGCTGCCGTCGTACCCGTGGCCTGCCAATGGTCGGATATCGGATCATGGGATGCACTGTGGCTCGCTGCCGAAAAGGATGCCAATGGCAATCACGTCGAGGGGGATGTGATTGCCCTGGACACCAGGGGCAGCCTGGTCCGTTCGCATGACCGTCACATGGTGGCCACGATCGGCCTGAAAGACGTCGTGGTGGTCACCACGCCCGATGCCACCCTGGTTGCACATCGCAATGCCTCGCAAGAGGTTAAGCGGGTCGTCGAAAAATTGAAGGATGCCGGCCGTACGGAGCACGATCTTCATCGTGTGGTGCACCGCCCCTGGGGAACATACGACTCCCTGGAGCGCGGTGATCGCTTCCAGGTCAAGCGCATAGTGGTGAAACCCGGCGCCTCGCTAAGCCTGCAGATGCATCACCATCGCGCGGAGCACTGGATCGTGGTCAAGGGCGTGGCTGAAGTGACCTGTGACGACAAAGTTTTCTTGCTCGCTGAAAATCAGAGTACCTACCTTCCATTGGGCAGCAAACATCGTCTGCGCAACCCTGGGAAGGTACCGGTCGAGCTGATCGAGGTTCAATCCGGAAGCTATCTTGGCGAAGACGATATCGTACGCTTCGACGACGCCTACGGCCGGACCTGA
- the rfbC gene encoding dTDP-4-dehydrorhamnose 3,5-epimerase, with product MKIQETPLQGALVLEPRVFGDGRGFFYESYNQAAFRDAGIDANFVQANVSRSSKGVLRGLHYQWPSPQGKLVSVLQGEVYDVAVDIRQGSPTFGQWTGVMLSGENHRHFWIPEGFAHGFCVLSEFAIFTYQCTALYDPSADAGVRWNDSDLGIDWPVRNPLLSEKDQKAPLLRDVPSPRLPRWTQ from the coding sequence ATGAAGATCCAGGAAACGCCTCTACAGGGGGCGCTGGTACTTGAGCCCAGGGTTTTTGGCGATGGCCGCGGCTTCTTCTATGAAAGCTACAACCAAGCGGCATTCCGCGACGCCGGAATCGACGCCAACTTCGTCCAGGCAAATGTGTCGCGCTCCAGCAAGGGTGTGTTGCGTGGTCTCCACTATCAATGGCCCAGCCCGCAGGGCAAGTTGGTGAGCGTTTTGCAAGGCGAGGTCTATGACGTCGCGGTAGATATCCGTCAAGGCTCGCCTACCTTCGGCCAATGGACAGGAGTGATGCTTTCCGGGGAAAACCATCGACATTTCTGGATACCCGAGGGATTCGCCCACGGCTTCTGCGTGCTGAGCGAGTTCGCGATTTTCACCTACCAATGCACCGCGCTGTATGACCCGTCGGCCGACGCCGGCGTGCGCTGGAACGACTCCGACCTTGGCATTGATTGGCCAGTGAGGAATCCCCTGTTGTCGGAGAAGGACCAAAAGGCCCCTTTGTTGCGGGACGTCCCGTCTCCTCGCCTGCCAAGGTGGACCCAGTGA
- the rfbA gene encoding glucose-1-phosphate thymidylyltransferase RfbA: protein MSTRGIILAGGSGTRLHPITRAISKQLLPVYDKPMIYYPLATLMLAGIRDILVINTPHEQALFQRLLGDGSQWGINIQYEVQPSPNGLAEAFIIGRSFVAGRRSCLVLGDNIFYGVGLTAHLKRAVQQSAGATIFGYRVSDPQRYGVAEFDAQGRVVGLEEKPERPKSQYAVTGLYFYDERACDFALQLRPSARGELEITDLNRCYLKDASLHLERLGRGFAWLDTGTHESLIEAGNYVQTIEHRQGLKVCCPEEIAYLNGWIDSEQLRRLASELSKTGYGQYLYALTEQGIAP from the coding sequence GTGAGCACAAGAGGAATCATTCTTGCCGGTGGATCGGGCACAAGGTTGCACCCCATCACCCGCGCAATCAGCAAACAGCTTCTGCCGGTTTATGACAAACCGATGATTTACTACCCGCTCGCTACGCTGATGCTGGCGGGTATCCGCGACATATTGGTGATCAATACGCCGCATGAGCAGGCGTTGTTCCAGCGCTTGCTCGGCGATGGCTCTCAATGGGGCATCAACATCCAATACGAAGTGCAGCCGTCGCCTAACGGCTTGGCCGAGGCTTTCATCATCGGTCGCAGCTTCGTCGCCGGCCGCCGAAGCTGCCTCGTACTGGGCGACAATATTTTCTACGGCGTCGGGCTAACTGCACACCTCAAGCGTGCTGTTCAGCAATCGGCCGGCGCCACCATATTCGGCTATCGAGTAAGCGACCCGCAGCGCTATGGCGTTGCCGAGTTCGATGCACAGGGCCGGGTCGTTGGCCTGGAAGAGAAACCGGAGCGACCGAAATCACAGTACGCAGTCACGGGTTTATATTTCTACGACGAACGCGCCTGTGATTTCGCCTTGCAGCTGCGCCCATCGGCGCGCGGCGAGCTGGAAATTACCGATCTGAACCGATGCTACCTGAAGGACGCCTCGCTGCACCTGGAGCGACTTGGTCGCGGCTTTGCCTGGCTTGACACCGGCACCCACGAATCGCTGATCGAAGCTGGAAACTACGTACAGACCATTGAACACCGCCAGGGACTCAAAGTGTGCTGCCCTGAAGAAATTGCCTACCTCAATGGCTGGATTGATTCGGAACAACTGCGTCGACTGGCGTCGGAGCTTTCCAAGACTGGCTATGGGCAATACCTCTATGCACTGACTGAACAAGGCATCGCCCCATGA
- a CDS encoding ABC transporter permease: protein MGHTNSVQLQNTAAGSFAAAWSDFNAAIKRHEVWAALAWQDIRQKYKRSVLGPFWITLTMLVTISGMGPLYGSLFKMDIRDFIPYLALGIITWGLLSSLILEGCVTFLGSDSLIRSVRLPMGTYVFRMIYRNVLTFAHNLAAYIPVILFFGITPQWRWLAAIPGVLIIILTAIPLSFILGIFCARFRDMQQIIGSIVQLVFFMTPIFWKPDLLREHAYLANFNPLYLFIETIRGPIYGYIPGVNTYLGVCGVMILLYVLAIPLFVKYRQRIAFWV from the coding sequence GTGGGTCATACGAATTCGGTGCAACTGCAAAACACGGCTGCTGGGTCGTTTGCTGCGGCCTGGTCAGATTTTAATGCGGCCATCAAGCGTCATGAGGTCTGGGCTGCCCTGGCTTGGCAGGATATTCGCCAGAAATACAAACGATCCGTACTGGGTCCGTTTTGGATCACCTTGACCATGCTGGTCACCATTTCGGGCATGGGGCCTTTGTATGGATCCCTGTTCAAGATGGACATCCGGGATTTCATTCCCTACCTGGCGCTGGGCATCATCACCTGGGGATTGCTGTCGAGCTTGATTCTCGAAGGGTGCGTAACATTTCTGGGTTCGGACAGCCTTATCCGGTCTGTTCGCCTACCCATGGGCACGTATGTGTTCAGAATGATTTATCGGAACGTGCTTACCTTCGCGCACAATCTGGCGGCTTATATCCCCGTCATATTGTTCTTCGGCATTACTCCGCAATGGCGCTGGTTGGCCGCTATCCCTGGCGTGTTGATCATAATTCTCACTGCCATACCCCTTAGCTTCATCCTGGGTATCTTTTGCGCTCGATTCCGCGATATGCAGCAGATTATCGGGAGCATTGTGCAGCTGGTGTTTTTCATGACACCCATTTTCTGGAAGCCTGACCTGCTGAGGGAGCACGCCTACCTGGCGAACTTCAATCCTCTTTACCTGTTCATTGAAACCATTCGCGGCCCCATTTATGGGTACATTCCCGGCGTGAACACTTATCTTGGCGTTTGCGGCGTTATGATCCTGCTGTACGTCCTGGCGATTCCTTTGTTCGTCAAGTACCGCCAGCGAATTGCTTTCTGGGTGTGA
- the rfbB gene encoding dTDP-glucose 4,6-dehydratase, with the protein MTTLLVTGGAGFIGANFVLKAIADGLKIVNLDLLTYAGNLGTLDAVKNSHNHIFVQGSIGDRACVTRILDEHKPDAIVNFAAESHVDRSIDGPAAFIETNVVGTLALLECSRDYWLALDNAARERFRFLHVSTDEVYGSLGAEGHFSEQTPYAPNSPYSASKAASDHLVRAFHHTYGLPTLTTNCSNNYGPYQFPEKLIPLVIQKALSGEPLPVYGDGMNIRDWLYVGDHCEAIRRVLEAGRVGETYNVGGNAERPNIAVVETICAVLDERQPLANQAPRKSLITFVKDRPGHDRRYAVNADKIHRELGWRPSLTFEQGIRQTIAWYLSNQAWTTRVLNGSYRMERLGL; encoded by the coding sequence ATGACAACTTTACTGGTGACCGGCGGCGCGGGCTTCATCGGAGCGAACTTCGTGCTGAAGGCAATTGCCGACGGGTTGAAGATCGTGAACCTCGATCTTCTGACCTACGCGGGCAACCTGGGCACCCTGGATGCCGTCAAAAATAGCCACAATCATATATTTGTGCAGGGCAGCATTGGCGACCGCGCCTGCGTGACCCGTATCCTCGATGAGCACAAACCCGACGCCATCGTCAATTTTGCAGCCGAATCACATGTCGATCGGTCCATCGATGGCCCGGCGGCGTTCATCGAGACCAATGTGGTGGGCACCCTTGCCCTGCTCGAGTGCTCCCGCGATTACTGGCTTGCGCTCGATAATGCAGCGCGCGAACGCTTCCGCTTCCTCCACGTCTCCACCGACGAGGTCTACGGTTCGCTCGGTGCTGAGGGACACTTCAGCGAGCAGACTCCTTACGCACCCAATTCGCCGTATTCGGCGTCCAAGGCAGCCTCTGACCATCTGGTTCGGGCATTTCATCATACCTACGGCTTGCCTACGCTAACCACGAACTGCTCCAACAACTATGGGCCATACCAGTTTCCGGAAAAGCTCATCCCGCTGGTCATACAAAAGGCGTTGTCCGGGGAACCCCTCCCGGTCTACGGCGACGGAATGAACATTCGCGACTGGCTCTACGTCGGCGACCATTGCGAGGCAATTCGCCGTGTATTGGAAGCTGGACGAGTCGGGGAGACATACAACGTAGGCGGCAATGCCGAGCGGCCAAACATCGCGGTGGTGGAAACCATCTGCGCCGTCCTTGACGAACGGCAACCGCTGGCCAACCAGGCACCTCGCAAGTCTCTCATTACCTTCGTCAAGGATCGTCCCGGTCACGACCGTCGTTACGCCGTCAATGCCGACAAGATTCATCGCGAGCTGGGATGGCGCCCTTCGCTCACCTTTGAACAAGGTATTCGTCAAACGATTGCCTGGTACTTGTCCAATCAAGCCTGGACAACACGCGTACTCAACGGCAGTTATCGAATGGAGCGATTGGGCCTGTGA